A region of Alteromonadaceae bacterium 2753L.S.0a.02 DNA encodes the following proteins:
- a CDS encoding putative amidohydrolase, protein MPQEQSNIQLCNLTEKFYDQVKGLMDAAYPDLGGAWPLHTITRLIKEFPEGQIGIIDGEELIGLALTVQVDYQRFSNPHTYEDIVDSNDDVKNDPEGDALYGLDVVIKASHRGLRLGRRLYDARKELCRQYNLRAILAGGRIPNYHQHAEILTPAQYIEEVARRSIYDPILTFQLANDFQVKRLLRKYLPEDEKSVGYATLLEWNNILFEPEETVLHTRKPVVRVGAVQWQMRAIDSFDELMAQVEFFVDTVADYQSDFIVFPEFFNAPLMGLSEHYLQSDAVKYLATYTEKLRDAMSQLAIEYNANIITGSMPLQDGPHIYNVSYLCHRSGQINEQRKIHVTPHEKRDLIIQGGSEISVFETDAGRVGILICYDVEFPELARIFAEQGIDILFVPFWTDTKNSYLRVRHCAQARAIENECYVVIAGSVGNLPEVESLDVQYAQSAVLSPSDFPFPHDSVLSEATPNTEMLLFADLDMSKLKILHSEGSVRNLKDRRNDVYRVEYVKKKLL, encoded by the coding sequence ATGCCCCAAGAACAATCAAATATTCAACTTTGTAATCTTACAGAAAAATTTTATGACCAGGTAAAGGGGCTAATGGATGCTGCCTACCCTGATCTTGGCGGCGCCTGGCCACTGCATACTATCACGCGCCTGATTAAGGAATTTCCCGAGGGGCAAATTGGCATTATTGATGGTGAAGAACTCATTGGGTTGGCATTAACTGTACAAGTAGACTACCAACGGTTTTCAAATCCCCATACGTATGAAGATATCGTAGATAGCAACGATGATGTAAAAAATGACCCCGAAGGCGACGCGCTGTATGGCTTGGATGTCGTTATTAAAGCATCGCACAGGGGCTTACGTTTGGGGCGTCGCTTATACGACGCCCGCAAAGAATTATGTCGTCAATATAATTTACGAGCGATATTGGCTGGTGGCCGTATACCCAATTATCACCAGCATGCCGAAATATTAACTCCCGCTCAATACATTGAGGAAGTCGCCAGACGCTCAATTTACGATCCTATATTAACCTTTCAACTGGCCAACGATTTCCAGGTAAAACGTTTATTGCGAAAATATTTACCGGAAGACGAAAAATCTGTGGGATATGCAACGCTTCTCGAATGGAACAACATCCTATTCGAGCCGGAGGAAACCGTACTCCACACGCGAAAACCGGTAGTGCGCGTAGGGGCGGTGCAATGGCAGATGCGTGCCATTGATTCATTTGATGAACTTATGGCTCAGGTGGAATTTTTTGTCGACACGGTGGCCGATTATCAAAGTGACTTTATCGTGTTTCCGGAATTTTTTAATGCCCCTTTAATGGGGCTGTCAGAACACTACCTACAATCCGATGCCGTTAAATATCTCGCTACCTATACCGAGAAACTGCGGGACGCCATGTCGCAACTGGCGATTGAATACAATGCCAACATTATTACAGGGTCCATGCCGCTTCAGGATGGGCCGCATATTTATAATGTTTCCTATCTCTGTCACCGTAGTGGTCAAATCAATGAGCAACGTAAGATTCACGTCACGCCCCATGAAAAACGCGATTTAATTATTCAGGGGGGCTCGGAGATAAGTGTGTTTGAAACCGATGCGGGGCGTGTAGGAATTTTAATTTGCTACGATGTCGAATTTCCTGAGCTTGCACGTATTTTTGCCGAACAGGGAATCGATATTCTATTTGTTCCCTTTTGGACGGATACTAAAAACTCTTATTTGCGAGTGCGCCATTGTGCTCAGGCGCGAGCTATCGAAAATGAGTGTTACGTGGTAATCGCGGGTAGCGTAGGTAACCTCCCAGAAGTAGAAAGTCTTGATGTACAGTATGCGCAATCTGCAGTGTTGTCGCCTTCAGATTTTCCCTTTCCCCACGATTCGGTGCTTTCGGAAGCTACTCCAAATACTGAAATGTTACTCTTTGCCGATCTGGATATGAGCAAGCTTAAAATATTACACAGTGAGGGAAGCGTGCGTAATTTGAAAGATCGAAGGAATGATGTGTATCGAGTGGAGTATGTGAAAAAGAAATTGCTCTAG
- a CDS encoding sigma54 specific transcriptional regulator, Fis family, translating into MNIIASSKDASQTELAHILEGFEYPAILVSTEYEILAVNTRYQEAFGELCFDREPHYCYKVSHGYTKPCDEAGEDCPLHTVRETGKKHRILHIHQTRNGAEHIEIEMLPIQNQRSETRYFVEIMKPIPLASGTKQRQTMVGSSRAFSAMLDRISKVSKSDASVLLLGETGTGKELAARAIHESSLRRDQPLITLECSGLTDTLFESELFGYVKGAFTGANTFKKGLVELAHGGTLFLDEIADVPLSMQVKLLRLLENRTFRAIGSTEVKTSDFRLICATHKNIADLISQDKFRADLFHRINVFPIRLPSLQDRLDDVPQIASALLQQMVPDREFVLTGSALAMICEQSLEGNIRELRNILNRAIVLAETNVIDQRVIKECLDADVALSVQQSLRTQAIETIGEWTDLKTLEHDYLLAMARAYEGNLTDMAEILGISVRSLYRKLKEARLGDVSSGRGA; encoded by the coding sequence ATGAATATCATCGCTTCTTCGAAAGATGCCAGCCAAACAGAACTTGCACATATATTGGAGGGCTTTGAATACCCAGCCATCTTGGTGAGTACTGAGTACGAAATCCTCGCCGTGAATACCCGCTATCAAGAGGCGTTTGGCGAATTGTGTTTCGATCGAGAGCCCCACTACTGCTACAAGGTCTCGCATGGTTACACAAAACCTTGTGATGAGGCGGGTGAAGATTGTCCCTTACATACGGTTCGTGAAACAGGCAAGAAACATAGAATATTACACATCCATCAAACTCGTAATGGTGCTGAGCACATCGAAATTGAAATGCTGCCGATTCAGAATCAACGCAGCGAAACTCGTTATTTTGTAGAGATAATGAAGCCTATTCCCTTGGCGAGTGGCACAAAGCAGCGACAGACCATGGTGGGCAGCAGTCGCGCTTTTTCAGCAATGTTAGATCGTATCAGCAAGGTGAGCAAATCCGATGCTTCAGTTTTGCTCCTTGGTGAAACGGGTACGGGCAAAGAGTTAGCTGCCAGAGCTATACACGAGTCCAGTTTGCGGCGAGATCAACCGCTGATAACCCTCGAGTGCTCGGGGTTGACCGATACGCTATTTGAAAGTGAGTTATTCGGCTATGTAAAGGGCGCATTTACTGGTGCAAATACCTTTAAAAAAGGGTTGGTTGAACTGGCACATGGTGGCACTTTATTTTTAGACGAAATCGCCGATGTTCCGCTTTCCATGCAGGTAAAGTTGTTACGATTGCTGGAAAACCGTACGTTTCGTGCTATCGGCAGCACCGAAGTAAAAACCAGTGATTTCAGGCTGATTTGTGCCACTCACAAAAATATTGCCGATCTGATTTCGCAAGATAAATTTCGTGCCGACCTGTTTCATCGTATTAATGTGTTTCCCATACGCCTGCCATCGCTTCAGGATCGTCTTGATGATGTGCCTCAGATTGCCAGTGCTTTATTGCAACAGATGGTGCCAGATCGAGAATTTGTGTTGACTGGGTCTGCACTGGCGATGATCTGCGAGCAGTCACTTGAGGGAAACATTCGTGAATTAAGGAATATACTTAATCGGGCTATTGTTCTCGCTGAAACAAATGTTATTGATCAGCGTGTTATAAAGGAATGCCTGGATGCCGATGTTGCACTTTCTGTGCAGCAATCCTTACGAACCCAGGCTATCGAAACCATCGGAGAATGGACGGATTTAAAAACCCTTGAACACGATTATCTGCTGGCTATGGCACGAGCTTACGAAGGAAATTTAACAGACATGGCTGAAATACTGGGTATCAGTGTCAGATCACTATATCGCAAATTAAAAGAGGCAAGATTGGGAGACGTTTCCTCAGGTAGGGGAGCTTGA
- a CDS encoding glyoxylase-like metal-dependent hydrolase (beta-lactamase superfamily II), with protein sequence MDTHISALPCADDYLIAPFYSQLSGQFSYVLSEPSTKEAAVIDCSAEYNPLTGEITYKHAENIIRYLQSRELHLSWILESQLHTGYFSAAGYLRHRCGGNLAISAKITEIVASLQPLLPLYARHKNPYPYFDTLLEESDRIKLGANTIEIIETPGHNISALCFRTGDYIFTGNTLLLPDRGTGDVNSLFSNPQQLFTSIAKLLARPGDVNVLVGRDWPSNNRALEYQSTLDEQRRKNIDVAGIDRDTFVKNKLKAKPHNLCPYWPAVQWNLHAGSWPAGQHFFNVPIYNSCNTRAVLEH encoded by the coding sequence ATGGATACACATATATCAGCGCTACCGTGCGCGGATGATTACCTAATCGCACCATTTTATAGTCAGCTTAGCGGCCAGTTCAGCTACGTGCTCAGCGAACCGAGCACAAAGGAAGCTGCCGTGATTGATTGCAGCGCCGAATATAATCCATTAACAGGCGAAATAACCTACAAACATGCAGAAAACATAATTCGATATCTGCAAAGTAGGGAACTACACTTAAGCTGGATTCTCGAAAGCCAATTACACACAGGCTATTTTTCTGCTGCAGGTTATCTGCGTCATCGCTGTGGTGGAAATTTGGCGATCAGTGCAAAAATTACTGAAATCGTCGCATCACTCCAACCATTATTGCCACTTTACGCGCGCCATAAAAACCCCTACCCGTATTTCGATACACTGCTGGAAGAAAGCGACCGTATTAAACTTGGCGCAAACACAATAGAAATTATCGAAACACCCGGCCACAACATTTCGGCATTATGTTTTCGCACTGGTGACTATATTTTTACTGGAAATACACTTTTACTCCCCGACAGAGGGACGGGCGATGTGAACTCACTATTTTCAAACCCACAACAATTATTTACCTCAATTGCCAAGCTGTTAGCAAGACCGGGAGACGTGAATGTGCTTGTAGGTAGAGATTGGCCATCGAATAATCGCGCCTTGGAGTATCAAAGCACCCTTGATGAACAAAGACGAAAAAATATTGATGTGGCAGGAATAGACCGAGATACCTTTGTAAAAAATAAGCTTAAAGCGAAACCGCACAATCTATGCCCTTACTGGCCGGCTGTACAATGGAATCTGCATGCAGGCTCCTGGCCTGCAGGACAACATTTTTTTAACGTTCCTATTTATAACTCCTGCAATACTCGCGCGGTACTTGAGCACTAG
- a CDS encoding AhpD family alkylhydroperoxidase produces the protein MSDRFESIRDGIRSQARELARMQPETMNAFYTMSKAALKDGELSEKVKEFIALAIGIAKQCEGCIAFHVKNLKELGASREEIGEVLAMSVYMGGGPGLMHAAEALAAFDALQVEQRKLG, from the coding sequence ATGAGTGACAGATTTGAATCTATTAGAGATGGTATTCGTTCGCAGGCACGTGAACTGGCGCGAATGCAACCCGAAACCATGAACGCTTTTTACACTATGTCCAAAGCCGCCTTAAAAGACGGCGAGCTCAGCGAGAAAGTTAAAGAATTTATCGCTTTGGCTATTGGCATTGCCAAGCAATGCGAAGGATGTATCGCATTTCACGTTAAAAATTTAAAAGAGCTGGGAGCAAGTCGTGAAGAAATCGGAGAGGTTCTGGCGATGAGCGTCTATATGGGCGGTGGTCCGGGATTAATGCACGCAGCTGAAGCCTTAGCAGCATTTGATGCCTTGCAAGTCGAGCAGAGGAAGTTGGGATGA
- a CDS encoding ATP-binding cassette subfamily C protein CydC — translation MRLIESHLLLIVLSTLATGTAACLLMLSGWFIAAAALAGAAGTALVFNYAVPATAIRLLAVIRITSGYASNYLGHSQLLSRLTKIRVELFDSVMGSGRTPLQSNELDRLERHSLALANHTLTVVTPWLVFTILIIANLAFFAVYLPSQWFGLLLFFVLMLLFLSLFKHRYTAILQAEHESEVRYRNQLHTDFKTAALWSFRYGESATKHVRINWTQKTIARKDLELTARRQLRWISSIAVIVSLLSMPHSILGSPLALILPLMLLAIPDWFGNLLRAQSSDVAVQLAKRELQLKESPVLSNSSVCSPTIIDLTEPQEVQLHNFRWQREPLEGRPVTAHFNRDELTVITGDSGCGKSSLLMAMAGLLDFKGNMLAHQSCERPHYCEQSPKLLADTLRNNLLIADPAASDSRLQNALEFAELSHLIPALSDWMGEQGRMLSGGERKRLGLARAWLTGSRVWLLDEPFEGVDKQTAENLAIKMQNAARDRIIIVVSHRRIANLQQCRYIALA, via the coding sequence ATGCGCTTGATCGAATCGCACTTGTTGCTAATTGTGCTCTCAACTCTGGCGACCGGAACAGCGGCGTGCTTGCTGATGTTATCTGGTTGGTTTATCGCTGCAGCAGCCTTAGCGGGAGCGGCAGGAACTGCGCTTGTTTTTAATTACGCAGTACCTGCTACAGCGATAAGACTTTTAGCGGTAATACGCATTACTTCGGGCTATGCAAGTAACTATCTCGGTCATTCGCAATTGTTAAGCCGGTTAACGAAAATCCGCGTGGAATTGTTTGACAGCGTAATGGGCAGTGGTCGCACGCCTTTGCAAAGCAACGAACTTGATCGATTGGAACGACATAGTCTGGCTTTGGCTAACCATACACTCACAGTGGTAACCCCCTGGCTTGTGTTCACAATATTAATAATTGCCAACCTGGCTTTTTTTGCAGTTTATCTCCCCAGCCAGTGGTTTGGTTTGCTATTGTTTTTTGTCTTAATGTTGCTGTTCCTTTCTCTATTCAAACACCGATATACAGCAATCTTACAGGCTGAACATGAGAGTGAGGTACGCTACCGCAATCAGTTGCATACCGATTTTAAAACTGCCGCTTTGTGGAGTTTTCGGTATGGGGAGTCAGCAACAAAACATGTTCGAATAAACTGGACGCAGAAAACTATTGCTAGAAAAGATCTGGAACTGACTGCACGAAGGCAGTTGAGGTGGATCTCATCCATCGCTGTAATTGTATCTCTGTTATCGATGCCTCATTCGATTCTTGGTTCACCGCTGGCATTGATTCTGCCTTTGATGTTGCTGGCAATTCCTGATTGGTTCGGAAACCTGCTGCGTGCACAGAGCTCTGATGTGGCTGTACAGTTGGCCAAACGCGAACTGCAATTGAAAGAATCGCCAGTGCTGTCAAACAGTTCAGTATGCAGCCCCACAATTATCGATTTAACTGAGCCACAAGAAGTTCAGCTTCACAATTTTAGATGGCAGCGTGAGCCGCTAGAGGGCAGACCTGTAACCGCACATTTTAACAGAGACGAACTCACGGTAATCACTGGAGACTCCGGCTGTGGTAAATCCTCATTGCTTATGGCCATGGCTGGGTTGCTGGATTTTAAGGGTAATATGTTGGCGCATCAGAGTTGTGAACGCCCCCACTACTGTGAACAATCTCCCAAGCTACTTGCAGATACGCTGCGCAACAACCTTTTGATTGCTGATCCTGCTGCCAGTGATTCCCGTTTGCAAAATGCGCTGGAATTTGCAGAGTTATCGCATTTAATCCCTGCGTTGTCTGACTGGATGGGGGAGCAGGGGCGTATGCTCTCTGGCGGTGAACGCAAGCGCCTGGGTTTGGCTCGCGCCTGGCTAACCGGCAGCAGAGTATGGCTACTCGATGAACCATTTGAAGGCGTAGACAAACAGACAGCCGAGAATTTGGCAATCAAGATGCAAAACGCTGCGCGCGACCGAATTATTATTGTGGTATCGCATCGCCGTATTGCTAATTTGCAGCAATGTAGGTACATAGCGCTGGCGTAG
- a CDS encoding ATP-binding cassette subfamily C protein CydD: MIFESQAKTSDPAGWLKHQEYVFAANVRRLWLTGLAKFCVTAASFYVLASVLSNIIVEVSFPNFRDLFFLAILFSLDWLLQYIIDTRKNNLATYVQERYQGILSQYLQQRSLATIRDYSPAVWQSIFLRRIPSLQAYFSDYLPQQKLAVVIPLLVLIVVFPVSWLAAILLAVAAPLIPLFMWLVGKSAATQQQKNFIALERLSSIFLDRLSARQLLHVHDAVTRQKHVYKIAEQGVKTRTLEVLRLAFLSSSVLDFFATLGLALVAVFVGFSLLGEITFGSWQTGLTLSGGLFVLLLAPLFFNELKTLGHYYHLRAEAIGAADFIADLVDESQSYKTPLSAFSFSQMSFQLDDASGNRLVYSKSLDFRSGEKILLQGQSGSGKTTLLEALLGMRPQQNNLQTVLPWSQVAWLSQQVALTTGSVRENLTLGNVVSDEHLVKLLETVGLAEWLRHLPGGLDTLLGDYPVMSGGQQQRLAIARLLLFNKPIVCLDEPTAHLSESQAANITRILQAHLQDKTVLWVSHDLAPGDFFTTRWLINRSTGELHTLMEQKICA, encoded by the coding sequence ATGATTTTCGAAAGCCAAGCAAAAACAAGCGACCCAGCTGGGTGGTTAAAACATCAGGAGTATGTGTTTGCGGCAAACGTTCGCAGATTGTGGCTTACCGGGCTCGCAAAATTCTGCGTTACTGCCGCAAGTTTCTATGTGTTGGCGTCAGTATTATCAAATATTATCGTAGAGGTATCTTTTCCGAATTTTCGAGACTTATTTTTTTTGGCGATCCTGTTTTCACTGGATTGGCTGTTGCAATACATCATAGATACAAGAAAAAATAATCTCGCAACATATGTTCAGGAAAGGTATCAAGGAATACTTTCTCAATACCTGCAACAGCGCAGTCTGGCAACTATCCGAGATTATTCTCCAGCAGTTTGGCAATCGATTTTTCTCCGGCGAATTCCGAGTTTACAAGCTTACTTCAGTGATTACTTGCCCCAGCAAAAATTAGCTGTGGTGATTCCACTGCTGGTGTTGATAGTGGTATTTCCTGTGAGCTGGCTAGCCGCCATCCTGTTGGCAGTCGCAGCGCCTTTGATTCCTTTGTTTATGTGGTTGGTTGGCAAAAGCGCTGCTACTCAGCAACAGAAAAATTTCATCGCGTTGGAACGTTTGAGCAGTATCTTTTTAGATCGCTTGAGCGCGAGGCAACTATTGCATGTTCACGACGCGGTTACCCGTCAGAAACATGTTTACAAAATTGCTGAACAGGGCGTTAAGACGCGAACTTTGGAGGTATTACGTCTTGCGTTCTTGTCCTCGTCGGTTTTGGATTTTTTTGCGACTCTAGGCCTTGCATTGGTTGCGGTATTTGTCGGTTTTAGTCTTTTGGGTGAAATTACTTTTGGTAGCTGGCAAACGGGACTCACCTTAAGCGGCGGATTATTTGTTTTGTTGTTAGCGCCATTATTCTTCAATGAATTGAAAACACTGGGGCATTACTATCACTTGCGGGCTGAGGCAATAGGTGCTGCGGATTTTATTGCAGATCTTGTTGATGAATCCCAGAGTTACAAAACTCCGTTAAGTGCGTTTTCCTTCTCGCAAATGTCTTTCCAGTTAGATGATGCTTCCGGTAACCGGTTGGTATATTCAAAATCATTAGACTTTAGATCCGGCGAAAAAATATTGCTCCAGGGGCAATCCGGTTCAGGTAAAACCACACTTTTAGAAGCTCTCTTGGGCATGCGTCCGCAGCAGAACAACCTGCAAACCGTGTTGCCCTGGTCTCAGGTAGCCTGGCTAAGTCAACAGGTAGCACTTACCACAGGCAGTGTGCGTGAGAATTTAACCTTGGGTAATGTTGTTAGTGATGAACACTTGGTGAAGCTCCTCGAAACTGTAGGGCTAGCAGAATGGTTACGGCATTTACCTGGTGGTTTGGATACGCTATTGGGTGATTATCCAGTGATGTCTGGTGGGCAGCAGCAGCGTTTGGCTATCGCGCGCTTGCTGTTGTTCAATAAGCCGATTGTATGTCTGGATGAACCCACAGCACATTTAAGTGAAAGCCAGGCGGCAAATATAACGAGGATTTTGCAGGCACATTTGCAGGATAAAACTGTTTTATGGGTTTCCCATGATTTGGCGCCCGGTGATTTTTTCACAACACGCTGGTTGATAAATCGCTCTACAGGCGAGTTGCATACGCTTATGGAGCAAAAGATATGCGCTTGA
- a CDS encoding cyd operon protein YbgT (manually curated) produces MWYFTWILGVLLACSFGIINAMWLEANEDMDRDITETK; encoded by the coding sequence ATGTGGTACTTCACGTGGATACTTGGAGTTTTACTCGCGTGTTCCTTCGGAATTATTAACGCGATGTGGCTGGAAGCTAATGAGGATATGGATAGAGATATCACGGAAACTAAATAA
- a CDS encoding cytochrome d ubiquinol oxidase subunit II, which yields MIDYESLRMIWWLLVGVLLIGFAITDGFDLGVGALLTLVAKSDTERRVLINTIGPHWDGNQVWFITAGGAIFAAWPMIYATAFSGFYLALMLTLAALWMRPLGFDYRSKLDNKKWRQTWDWLLFTGGMVPALIFGVTFGNLLLGVPFVMDTNLKSAYLGSFFGLLKPFALLAGALSISMLLMHGATWLQLKTDGELQTRAERVAMALGIAATLIFAIAGIWVAYGVDGYVLTSNVDTSAPSNPLHKSVVSESGAWLRNYTLYPMTLIAPLVGLLAPLGVAALSRLHKSGWAFLCSALSIAGIILTAGFSMFPFLMPSSVMPEVSLTVWDATSSQFTLNIMFWVAIIFVPVVLSYTAWSFYVMRGKLKKAHIQKHSSSLY from the coding sequence ATGATCGACTACGAAAGTTTACGAATGATCTGGTGGCTGCTTGTTGGAGTATTGTTAATTGGTTTTGCGATTACCGACGGTTTTGATTTGGGGGTCGGGGCTTTACTTACTTTAGTAGCAAAAAGTGACACTGAACGGCGTGTACTTATAAACACCATTGGCCCCCATTGGGATGGTAATCAAGTATGGTTTATTACCGCTGGAGGGGCAATTTTTGCAGCGTGGCCAATGATTTATGCAACAGCGTTTTCCGGATTTTATTTGGCGTTGATGCTAACCCTCGCAGCGCTTTGGATGCGTCCTTTGGGCTTTGATTATCGCAGCAAATTGGACAACAAAAAATGGCGGCAAACCTGGGACTGGTTGCTGTTTACTGGCGGTATGGTACCTGCGCTTATATTTGGTGTGACCTTTGGTAATTTATTATTGGGCGTACCTTTTGTTATGGATACGAACTTAAAATCTGCGTACTTGGGTTCATTCTTTGGTTTACTCAAACCATTCGCTCTACTTGCGGGTGCTCTCAGTATCTCCATGTTGTTAATGCACGGTGCTACTTGGTTGCAGCTGAAAACCGATGGTGAATTACAAACGCGTGCAGAAAGGGTAGCTATGGCTTTAGGTATCGCTGCTACCCTAATTTTTGCTATCGCAGGTATTTGGGTCGCATACGGTGTAGACGGTTATGTGCTCACCTCGAATGTGGATACCAGTGCACCTTCCAATCCGTTACATAAAAGCGTTGTAAGCGAATCAGGTGCCTGGTTGCGAAATTACACCTTGTACCCCATGACGCTCATCGCACCTCTTGTGGGGTTGCTTGCACCTTTGGGTGTCGCCGCTTTATCCCGTTTGCATAAATCTGGTTGGGCTTTTTTATGCAGTGCACTAAGTATTGCTGGCATTATTTTAACTGCGGGTTTTTCCATGTTTCCATTTTTAATGCCCAGTAGTGTTATGCCTGAGGTGTCACTCACTGTATGGGATGCAACTTCCAGTCAATTTACGCTCAATATTATGTTTTGGGTGGCGATAATATTCGTGCCAGTAGTGTTGTCGTATACCGCCTGGAGTTTTTATGTTATGCGCGGAAAATTGAAAAAAGCACACATTCAGAAACACAGTTCATCATTGTATTAG
- a CDS encoding cytochrome d ubiquinol oxidase subunit I, which produces MNETLIELSRWQFAITAMYHFIFVPLTLGMTFLLAIMESVYVMTGKTIYRDMTKFWGKLFGINFAIGVATGITMEFQFGMNWSYYSHYVGDIFGAPLAIEGLMAFFLESTFIGLFFFGWERLSKVKHLFVTWCVALGSNFSALWILIANGWMQNPQGSVFNPETMRMEMSSFADLIFNPVAQVKFVHTVSAGYVTGAMFVLAISSFYLLQKKHVAFARRSFAIAASFGFASAVSVIVLGDESGYEMGDVQKVKLAAVEAEWHTHEPPAAFTLFGIPNEEKQTTDYAVRIPYVMGLIATRSIDEPVAGLQELKEENRKRITLGARANFLLKKLKSEGLSEAEQKQFTVLSEHLGYGLLLQPFAADITQPTQRDIEQAVDYSIPKIAPMFFAFRLMVAVGFVMLVVFAMAFWFSARHAIDKPKWLLKLAVFSLPLPWVASEAGWFVAEYGRQPWAIAEILPVHTAVSNLAVSDVVISLACITLFYTAMFCAGFYLMLKYARKGPVNTLSESDNNTGVPA; this is translated from the coding sequence ATGAATGAAACCCTGATCGAATTATCGCGTTGGCAATTTGCCATAACTGCGATGTATCACTTTATATTTGTGCCGTTAACGCTCGGCATGACATTTTTACTGGCAATTATGGAATCCGTATATGTTATGACTGGTAAAACCATTTACCGCGACATGACAAAATTTTGGGGTAAGTTGTTTGGTATTAATTTCGCCATTGGCGTTGCAACTGGCATCACCATGGAATTCCAGTTTGGTATGAACTGGTCTTATTACTCCCATTATGTGGGTGATATTTTTGGTGCTCCTCTGGCAATTGAGGGCTTGATGGCGTTTTTCCTGGAGTCCACCTTTATTGGCTTGTTTTTCTTTGGATGGGAGCGACTGAGTAAAGTAAAACACCTATTTGTTACCTGGTGTGTTGCTTTGGGAAGCAATTTTTCAGCGCTGTGGATACTTATTGCCAACGGCTGGATGCAAAACCCCCAGGGCTCTGTTTTCAACCCAGAAACTATGCGTATGGAGATGAGTAGTTTCGCCGATCTAATTTTCAACCCCGTAGCGCAAGTTAAATTCGTACATACGGTGTCTGCAGGCTATGTAACTGGCGCGATGTTTGTGCTTGCCATTTCGTCATTTTATTTGCTGCAAAAAAAGCATGTCGCTTTTGCGCGACGTTCGTTTGCAATTGCAGCCAGCTTTGGATTTGCATCAGCCGTGAGTGTTATTGTTTTGGGCGATGAAAGCGGCTATGAAATGGGGGATGTGCAAAAAGTTAAACTCGCCGCTGTTGAAGCCGAATGGCATACCCATGAACCACCTGCGGCTTTTACACTTTTCGGTATACCCAATGAAGAAAAACAAACCACAGATTACGCGGTAAGAATACCCTATGTAATGGGCTTAATCGCTACCCGTTCAATTGATGAACCCGTGGCCGGGTTACAAGAGCTAAAAGAAGAGAATCGTAAGCGTATTACTCTGGGTGCAAGAGCTAATTTCCTGCTCAAGAAATTAAAATCTGAAGGTTTATCGGAAGCGGAACAAAAGCAATTCACCGTTTTGAGCGAACACTTGGGGTACGGCTTGTTGTTACAGCCCTTTGCCGCGGATATCACACAACCTACCCAGCGAGATATTGAACAAGCCGTTGATTACAGCATTCCCAAGATCGCGCCAATGTTTTTTGCTTTTCGACTTATGGTCGCGGTTGGGTTTGTGATGTTGGTGGTTTTCGCTATGGCGTTTTGGTTTAGCGCTCGGCACGCAATAGATAAACCCAAATGGCTATTAAAACTTGCGGTGTTTAGTCTTCCGCTTCCCTGGGTGGCCAGCGAAGCAGGCTGGTTTGTTGCCGAGTATGGCAGGCAACCATGGGCAATTGCGGAAATTCTGCCGGTACACACTGCGGTCTCTAACCTCGCTGTAAGCGATGTTGTCATTTCTCTCGCGTGTATCACGCTTTTTTATACAGCCATGTTCTGCGCCGGTTTCTATCTAATGCTCAAATACGCACGTAAGGGGCCTGTTAACACCCTAAGTGAATCCGATAACAACACAGGAGTACCGGCATGA